In the genome of Haemophilus pittmaniae, one region contains:
- the prc gene encoding carboxy terminal-processing peptidase produces the protein MKLTTTKTLIASAILGAFCLYQGTALAVSPQIKSSEIVTPSATEAQQLATKRATTRLTQSHYRKFQLDDAFSEKIFDRYLKGLDYSRNTFLQSDVDELRAKYGTKLDDQLNEGDLSAAFAMYDLMMKRRYERYAYALSLLDKEPNLSGNDQVEIDREKAAFPKTTADADRLWEERVKNDVIALKLKDKKWPEIKDKLTKRYNLAIRRLTQTKADDIVQVYLNAFAREIDPHTSYLAPRTAKSFSESMNLSLEGIGATLQSEDDETTIKSLVPGAPAERSKKLHAGDKIIGVGQAKGEIEDVIGWRLEDIVDKIKGKKGTKVRLEIEPAKGGKSSIVTIVRDKVRIEDQAAKLTVSKVDGETIGVIKVPSFYIGLTEDVKKLLSDAEKKNIGALIIDLREDGGGALTEAVALSGLFITDGPVVQVRDAYQRIRVHEDDDNTQQYKGPLLVMVDRFSASASEIFAAAMQDYGRAIIIGQNTFGKGTVQQSRSLNFVYDLDQTPLGVLQYTIQKFYRINGGSTQLKGVSADINFPEIIDAKENGEEKEDNALPWDKIPAATYVQAGDARKDVTVLTDKHLARIAKDPEFVALAEDLKVRDERRDRKFLSLNYQERKAENDKDDARHLKEINERFKREGKKPLKDIDDLPKDYEAPDFFLKEAEKIAADLVKLSAEQQKIDNQLRQEADKAQADK, from the coding sequence ATGAAATTAACGACCACTAAAACGCTTATTGCCTCAGCTATTTTAGGGGCTTTTTGCTTATATCAAGGTACAGCTTTGGCTGTCTCGCCGCAGATTAAATCCAGTGAGATTGTTACGCCAAGTGCGACTGAAGCGCAGCAGCTTGCGACTAAACGGGCCACTACCCGTTTAACTCAATCCCATTATCGTAAATTTCAGTTGGATGATGCATTTTCCGAGAAAATTTTTGATCGCTATCTCAAAGGGCTTGACTATAGTCGTAATACCTTTTTGCAATCAGATGTCGATGAATTACGTGCTAAATACGGTACGAAATTAGATGATCAGCTTAATGAAGGAGATCTTTCAGCGGCATTTGCTATGTACGACTTAATGATGAAACGTCGTTATGAGCGTTATGCTTATGCGTTATCCTTGTTGGATAAAGAACCTAATTTAAGTGGTAACGATCAAGTTGAAATTGATCGTGAAAAGGCTGCTTTCCCTAAAACTACTGCAGATGCGGATAGACTGTGGGAAGAGCGGGTAAAAAACGATGTCATTGCGCTTAAGTTAAAAGACAAAAAATGGCCTGAGATTAAAGATAAATTAACCAAACGTTATAATTTGGCCATCCGTCGTCTTACTCAAACCAAAGCTGATGATATTGTGCAAGTTTACCTTAATGCGTTTGCGCGTGAAATTGATCCTCATACCAGTTATTTGGCACCACGTACCGCAAAAAGCTTTAGTGAAAGCATGAATCTTTCTCTTGAAGGGATTGGTGCAACCCTGCAGTCCGAAGATGATGAAACTACGATTAAATCCTTAGTTCCAGGTGCTCCGGCTGAACGCAGTAAAAAACTACACGCCGGTGATAAGATTATTGGTGTAGGGCAGGCTAAAGGTGAGATTGAAGATGTTATCGGTTGGCGCCTAGAAGATATCGTTGACAAAATCAAGGGTAAAAAAGGGACTAAAGTCCGTTTGGAAATCGAACCGGCTAAGGGTGGTAAAAGCTCTATTGTTACGATTGTCCGAGATAAGGTTCGCATTGAAGATCAAGCGGCTAAATTAACCGTGAGCAAGGTTGATGGAGAAACTATTGGCGTGATCAAGGTGCCAAGTTTCTACATTGGTTTAACCGAAGATGTGAAAAAATTGCTAAGTGATGCCGAAAAGAAAAATATCGGTGCGCTTATTATTGATTTACGTGAAGATGGTGGTGGTGCGCTAACCGAAGCCGTTGCCTTGAGTGGATTATTTATTACCGATGGGCCGGTAGTTCAGGTACGTGATGCTTATCAGCGCATTCGTGTACATGAAGATGATGATAATACCCAACAATATAAAGGGCCATTATTAGTGATGGTGGATCGTTTTAGTGCTTCCGCTTCAGAAATTTTTGCCGCAGCGATGCAGGATTACGGCCGGGCGATTATTATCGGCCAAAATACTTTCGGTAAAGGCACTGTGCAACAAAGTCGTTCGTTAAATTTTGTGTACGATTTGGACCAAACTCCATTAGGCGTATTGCAATATACCATCCAGAAATTCTATCGAATTAATGGTGGATCAACCCAATTAAAAGGCGTTTCGGCAGATATTAACTTCCCGGAAATTATTGATGCCAAAGAAAACGGTGAAGAAAAAGAAGATAACGCTCTTCCTTGGGATAAAATTCCGGCAGCGACTTATGTTCAAGCCGGTGATGCCCGTAAAGATGTGACAGTTCTTACCGATAAACATTTGGCTCGTATCGCTAAGGATCCTGAATTTGTTGCGTTGGCAGAAGATTTAAAAGTGCGTGATGAACGTCGCGATCGTAAATTCCTGTCGCTAAATTATCAGGAACGTAAAGCTGAAAATGATAAGGATGATGCTCGTCATTTAAAAGAAATCAATGAACGCTTTAAACGGGAAGGTAAGAAACCGCTTAAGGATATCGATGATTTACCGAAGGATTATGAAGCTCCGGATTTCTTCTTAAAAGAAGCGGAAAAAATTGCTGCGGATTTAGTTAAGCTATCTGCAGAGCAACAAAAAATAGATAATCAATTACGCCAAGAGGCCGATAAAGCCCAAGCGGATAAATAA
- the proQ gene encoding RNA chaperone ProQ has product MTESQLDVQTDAEVQTPVADQNETVAQTDAVAVNEQDGQKLTNNKDILNYLAEKFPLCFILEGEAKPLKIGLFQDLADALADDPRVSKTQLRHVLRQYTSNWRYLYGCREGAERVDLYGNPAGVLDAEQAAFAATQLAEAKAKVAEKRKAEAAEKRAQQRRQRKPQPTNKPRRPQAKFNAVDLTKLAIGAQVKVKAGGQAKAATVLEIQKDAARVELANGVVMTVTADRLFA; this is encoded by the coding sequence ATGACAGAATCTCAACTTGATGTGCAAACTGATGCGGAAGTGCAAACGCCGGTAGCCGATCAAAACGAAACCGTAGCGCAAACCGACGCTGTTGCCGTCAATGAACAAGACGGTCAAAAGCTAACCAATAATAAAGATATTTTGAATTATTTGGCTGAGAAATTCCCACTTTGCTTCATTTTGGAAGGGGAAGCCAAACCGCTAAAAATTGGTTTATTCCAAGATTTAGCCGATGCATTGGCCGATGACCCACGGGTGAGTAAAACTCAGTTACGTCATGTATTGCGTCAATATACGTCTAATTGGCGTTATTTATATGGTTGTCGTGAAGGTGCAGAACGTGTTGATTTATACGGTAATCCTGCCGGTGTATTGGATGCGGAACAAGCAGCCTTTGCCGCAACTCAATTAGCTGAAGCAAAAGCTAAAGTTGCTGAAAAAAGAAAAGCTGAAGCAGCTGAGAAACGAGCACAACAACGTCGTCAGCGTAAACCACAACCGACCAATAAACCACGTCGTCCACAAGCGAAATTTAATGCAGTAGATTTAACTAAGTTGGCTATTGGTGCACAGGTTAAAGTTAAAGCCGGTGGTCAAGCAAAAGCGGCCACGGTACTTGAAATTCAAAAAGATGCCGCACGGGTTGAATTAGCCAACGGTGTGGTGATGACAGTTACTGCCGATCGCTTATTTGCTTAA
- a CDS encoding paraquat-inducible protein A produces MSRTPDLSQAVFRYVRCIDCDAAVKLYQPTADEQAQCPRCRHTLSRGGRWSLKRCSLIALSILILMPFALTYPLLSIHLLGMNVDASVWQGIWKMSVAGYPYTGFMVFICAVLMPISFAILIILLRLAQIMHIKPRNVLLFVGYIQPWVMFDVYLVALGVAMFKVREYAALEVDIYLIAFVFVAILTTLLFTKINLDELWNDFYPERQPITQANQSLKLCHACHYTFVDGQEIYDMAHHPLCPRCQSRLDISDKIKLQNTWALLITGIIMLLPANLLPISGVVLTGALSESTLMGGVISFVQMGSYFVAFVVFFASIFVPITKVIIMLYLLLSVHFQWAHSIKWHMRLYHFVHFIGRWSMLDLFVIALMMSLVNRGQIIEFTVGSAAFYFGAAVFSTMFATEQFDSRLLWKIYDRKEK; encoded by the coding sequence ATGTCACGCACTCCCGATTTATCTCAAGCGGTTTTTCGCTATGTTCGCTGCATTGATTGTGATGCTGCGGTCAAGCTTTATCAACCGACCGCTGATGAACAGGCTCAATGCCCGCGTTGCCGGCATACATTAAGCCGAGGCGGTCGTTGGTCACTAAAACGCTGTTCCTTGATCGCGCTATCTATTTTAATCCTGATGCCCTTCGCACTAACCTATCCCTTACTGAGTATCCATTTATTAGGTATGAACGTGGATGCTTCGGTTTGGCAGGGAATCTGGAAAATGTCCGTTGCCGGCTATCCTTATACCGGATTTATGGTATTTATTTGCGCCGTACTAATGCCGATCTCCTTTGCTATTTTGATCATCCTATTGCGCCTTGCGCAAATTATGCATATCAAACCCCGTAATGTCTTACTGTTCGTCGGCTATATCCAACCTTGGGTGATGTTTGATGTCTATTTGGTCGCGCTTGGCGTAGCCATGTTCAAAGTTCGTGAATACGCCGCATTGGAAGTGGATATTTATTTAATAGCCTTTGTATTCGTAGCGATTCTCACCACCTTATTATTTACCAAAATTAATCTGGATGAACTCTGGAACGATTTTTATCCGGAGCGGCAACCGATAACCCAGGCAAACCAATCGCTTAAACTCTGCCATGCCTGCCATTACACCTTTGTCGATGGCCAAGAAATATATGACATGGCCCATCACCCACTTTGCCCACGTTGTCAAAGCCGTTTAGATATTTCAGATAAAATCAAATTACAAAATACCTGGGCGCTGTTAATTACCGGTATCATCATGCTATTACCGGCCAACCTTTTACCGATTTCCGGTGTGGTACTAACCGGCGCTCTCTCAGAAAGTACGTTGATGGGAGGTGTGATCTCTTTCGTACAAATGGGCAGTTATTTTGTCGCCTTCGTGGTATTCTTTGCCAGTATTTTTGTGCCGATCACAAAAGTGATTATCATGCTCTATCTACTATTGAGCGTACACTTCCAGTGGGCCCATTCCATCAAATGGCATATGCGTCTTTACCACTTTGTGCATTTTATTGGCCGCTGGTCAATGCTTGATTTATTCGTTATTGCCCTAATGATGTCATTGGTCAATCGAGGCCAAATCATTGAATTTACGGTGGGATCTGCGGCGTTTTATTTTGGCGCAGCGGTTTTCTCCACCATGTTTGCTACCGAACAATTCGATAGTCGTTTACTTTGGAAAATTTATGACAGAAAAGAAAAATAG
- a CDS encoding PqiB family protein: protein MTEKKNSPIEQHYETLKSELRKNRRISPFWLLPFIALCIGALLFFQIVQERGETITITFNDGAGLVADKTEVRYQGLQIGLVKKVNFTDNLQKVEVTANIFPEAANVLRKNTKFWLVQPNVSLAGISGLDSLVSGNYITLQPGDGDRENQFIAEDQGPIAQVRPGDLLIHLVADDLGSISAGASVYFKKMPVGTIYDYRINKENKVDIDVVIDKKYAQFVKKDSHFWNISGINANIGANGLNVAMDSLNSVIQGAVAFDSPEDSPIAGADTVYPLYANLQAAKRGFEIAVNIPTSVGLEAGQTGVFYNNEQIGTLSALETVKDNEQILAGTLLIDPNQTVLFKNNTRIVLRHGKLNLATLTDPKNLLRGEYFEVLPGNGEAQTQFDVIKENELLLKEPNTLVFNLRASETYGVAEGQSIYYNNFPIGEVVEQTIGVNGVVFKVAISGTYRNLIHQDSQFVAANNLDLSIGLDGLKFTSATPDKWLAGGVRLLNSEQPKGQAQENYPLYRDLDSAAAGITEINPQPTITLHTHNLPSIDKGSLVLYRQYEVGKVLAVRPKLNEFEVDLYIYPKQRHLLTDKSLFWVESAAQIDITPKGISIQATPIMRSLKGAISFDNSGSGANKNLYANELRAKSAGQIITLFSDDATALSKGMSLRYLGLTVGEIDSISLDNKTNRIVAKAMINPNYMAKIAKAGSQFKVISPQISAGGIENLDSLLQPYIDIEIGQGATKTQFNLQQTAQARNKYSHGTAFVLETKDAMNITEGSPILYRGVQVGSVGRLDLNSLGDRVLVNIVIIPQYQHLVRKNSEFWVASGYDVSLGWQGMQLNTGSVQQLLKGGISFSTPSSTVVQPQATAGQRFLLQVRRPNEAQNWNSGALPAPTAQ, encoded by the coding sequence ATGACAGAAAAGAAAAATAGTCCCATTGAACAACATTACGAAACACTGAAATCCGAACTGCGCAAAAACCGTCGGATTTCACCTTTCTGGCTGTTACCGTTCATAGCATTATGTATCGGAGCCTTACTCTTTTTCCAAATTGTTCAAGAACGGGGAGAAACCATCACTATCACCTTCAATGATGGTGCGGGATTAGTTGCCGATAAAACCGAAGTCCGTTACCAAGGTTTGCAAATCGGCTTGGTAAAAAAAGTAAACTTTACCGACAATCTGCAAAAAGTCGAAGTTACCGCCAATATTTTCCCGGAAGCGGCAAATGTATTACGTAAAAACACCAAATTCTGGCTAGTACAACCTAACGTATCCTTAGCCGGTATTTCCGGTTTAGACTCCTTGGTATCCGGTAACTACATCACTCTACAGCCAGGTGATGGTGACAGAGAAAATCAATTTATTGCCGAAGATCAAGGCCCTATCGCCCAAGTACGTCCCGGTGACCTCTTAATTCACCTGGTCGCCGATGACTTAGGCTCTATTTCCGCAGGGGCTTCGGTTTATTTCAAAAAAATGCCGGTGGGAACGATCTACGACTATCGCATCAATAAAGAGAACAAAGTCGATATTGATGTGGTCATCGACAAAAAATATGCCCAATTCGTGAAAAAAGATTCCCATTTCTGGAATATTAGCGGTATTAACGCCAATATTGGTGCCAATGGCTTAAATGTCGCCATGGATAGCCTCAACTCGGTCATCCAAGGCGCCGTAGCCTTTGATTCACCGGAAGACAGTCCAATAGCCGGCGCAGATACGGTCTATCCGTTATATGCCAATTTACAGGCAGCCAAACGAGGTTTTGAAATTGCCGTCAATATTCCCACCAGCGTGGGTCTAGAAGCCGGTCAAACCGGCGTGTTCTATAACAACGAACAAATCGGTACCCTTTCAGCGCTGGAAACCGTCAAAGACAACGAACAAATTCTTGCCGGTACATTGTTAATTGATCCGAACCAAACCGTTCTATTCAAAAACAATACTCGCATCGTATTACGCCACGGCAAATTAAATCTGGCAACTCTCACGGATCCGAAAAATTTATTACGCGGAGAATATTTTGAAGTACTTCCGGGTAATGGCGAGGCCCAAACTCAATTTGATGTGATCAAAGAAAATGAATTATTGCTGAAAGAGCCAAATACCCTCGTGTTTAATCTGCGCGCGTCGGAAACCTACGGAGTCGCTGAAGGGCAAAGTATTTATTACAACAATTTCCCTATTGGTGAAGTGGTCGAACAAACCATCGGCGTCAATGGTGTGGTATTTAAAGTGGCGATTTCCGGTACCTATCGCAACTTGATTCATCAAGATTCACAATTCGTTGCGGCCAACAATCTGGATCTCAGCATCGGTCTTGATGGCTTAAAATTTACCTCAGCCACACCGGACAAATGGCTAGCCGGCGGAGTACGCCTGCTAAATAGCGAACAGCCAAAAGGCCAAGCTCAAGAAAACTATCCGCTATATCGCGATCTCGACAGTGCAGCGGCTGGTATTACCGAAATCAATCCGCAACCGACCATCACCCTACACACCCACAACCTACCAAGCATCGATAAGGGCTCTTTAGTGCTATATCGTCAATATGAAGTAGGAAAAGTATTAGCGGTTCGGCCAAAACTCAACGAGTTTGAAGTGGATCTGTATATTTATCCGAAACAACGTCATTTGCTCACGGATAAAAGCCTATTCTGGGTAGAAAGTGCGGCACAAATTGATATCACGCCGAAGGGCATCAGCATTCAGGCGACACCGATTATGCGTTCCTTAAAAGGCGCTATCTCCTTTGATAATAGCGGCTCCGGAGCAAACAAAAACCTCTATGCCAATGAATTGCGCGCGAAATCCGCCGGCCAGATCATCACACTATTTAGCGATGATGCAACCGCCCTAAGCAAAGGCATGAGCTTGCGCTATCTCGGGTTAACCGTAGGCGAAATAGATTCCATCAGTTTGGATAATAAAACCAACCGTATTGTGGCCAAAGCCATGATCAATCCAAACTACATGGCGAAAATTGCCAAAGCCGGCTCTCAATTCAAGGTAATTTCACCGCAAATTTCCGCCGGCGGCATCGAAAACCTCGACAGCCTGTTACAACCCTATATCGATATCGAAATCGGACAAGGTGCGACAAAAACCCAATTTAATCTGCAACAAACCGCCCAAGCACGTAATAAATATAGCCATGGCACAGCTTTCGTCTTAGAAACCAAGGATGCCATGAATATTACCGAAGGCTCACCAATTCTATATCGCGGCGTACAAGTAGGTTCGGTTGGCCGTTTAGATCTCAATAGCCTCGGTGATCGCGTGTTGGTGAATATTGTGATCATTCCGCAATATCAGCATTTGGTACGTAAAAATTCCGAATTCTGGGTGGCTTCCGGCTATGATGTTAGTCTCGGTTGGCAAGGGATGCAGTTAAATACCGGCAGCGTGCAACAATTGCTCAAAGGCGGCATTTCCTTCTCCACGCCATCCTCCACCGTTGTGCAACCACAAGCCACCGCCGGCCAACGTTTCCTATTACAGGTGCGTCGTCCAAACGAGGCGCAAAATTGGAATTCCGGCGCCCTACCGGCACCGACCGCACAATAA
- the nrdA gene encoding class 1a ribonucleoside-diphosphate reductase subunit alpha, whose protein sequence is MNKGLMVTKRDGTLEQINLDKIHRVITWAAEGLDNVSVSQVELRSHIQFYEGIRTSDIHETIIKAAADLISKDTPDYQYLAARLAIFHLRKKAYGHFDPPRLYDHVKKLVRMGKYDHALLDDYTREEWDEMDGFIDHWRDMTFSYAAVKQLEGKYLVQNRVTGDIYESAQFLYLLVAASLFSKYPSETRLDYVKRFYDATSTFKISLPTPIMAGVRTPTRQFSSCVLIECGDSLDSINATASSIVKYVSQRAGIGINAGAIRALGSPIRSGEAFHTGCIPFYKYFQTAVKSCSQGGVRGGAATVYYPLWHLEVESLLVLKNNRGVEENRVRHMDYGVQINKLMYQRLIKGGDITLFSPSDVPGLYEAFFADQEKFEQLYCKYEQDPAVRKRAVKAVELFSLLMQERASTGRIYVQNVDHCNTHSPFDPQVAPVRQSNLCLEIALPTKPLQHINDENGEIALCTLSAFNLGKIENLDELEELSTLAVRALDALLDYQDYPIIAAKRASLARRALGIGVINYAYYLAKHGVRYSDGSANDLTHRTFEAIQYYLLKASMNLAKEQGACEYFNETTYAKGILPIDTYKKDIDTLTQEPLHYDWESLRKDIQEFGLRNSTLTALMPSETSSQISNATNGIEPPRGHVSVKASKDGILKQVVPDYENLGENYELLWDIPSNDGYLHLVGIMQKFVDQAISANTNYDPKRFEDGKVPMKVLLKDLLTAYKYGLKTLYYQNTRDGAEDSQEDLDDGCAGGACKI, encoded by the coding sequence ATGAATAAAGGATTAATGGTCACAAAACGTGACGGCACGCTTGAACAAATTAATTTGGATAAAATTCACCGAGTGATCACTTGGGCTGCGGAGGGCTTAGATAACGTCTCCGTTTCACAAGTGGAGTTACGCTCGCATATTCAATTTTATGAAGGCATTCGTACTTCCGATATTCATGAAACCATCATCAAAGCCGCGGCGGATCTAATCAGCAAAGATACGCCCGACTACCAATATTTAGCTGCCCGTTTGGCGATCTTCCATTTACGTAAAAAAGCTTACGGCCATTTCGACCCACCGCGTTTATACGATCACGTGAAAAAACTCGTACGTATGGGCAAATACGATCACGCCCTATTAGACGACTACACTCGCGAAGAATGGGATGAAATGGATGGTTTTATCGACCACTGGCGCGATATGACCTTCTCCTATGCGGCAGTCAAACAGTTGGAAGGCAAATATTTGGTACAAAACCGTGTAACCGGCGACATCTATGAATCCGCTCAGTTCCTCTATTTATTGGTAGCGGCCAGTCTCTTTTCCAAATATCCAAGCGAAACCCGTTTGGATTACGTGAAACGTTTCTATGATGCGACCTCTACCTTCAAGATTTCCCTACCGACCCCAATTATGGCCGGTGTGCGTACGCCAACCCGTCAATTCAGCTCTTGTGTATTGATTGAGTGTGGCGATAGTCTTGATTCGATCAACGCCACCGCGTCTTCCATTGTGAAATACGTCTCACAACGTGCAGGGATCGGGATTAATGCCGGTGCGATCCGTGCCCTCGGTAGCCCAATTCGTAGCGGTGAAGCCTTCCACACCGGTTGTATTCCATTCTATAAATATTTCCAAACGGCGGTGAAATCCTGTTCGCAAGGCGGCGTACGCGGCGGTGCAGCCACCGTGTATTATCCGTTGTGGCACTTAGAAGTGGAAAGCCTGTTGGTATTAAAAAATAACCGCGGTGTGGAAGAAAACCGTGTACGCCACATGGACTACGGGGTACAAATCAATAAATTAATGTATCAACGCTTGATCAAAGGCGGCGATATTACCCTATTCAGCCCATCCGATGTTCCTGGATTGTACGAAGCCTTCTTCGCCGATCAGGAAAAATTCGAACAGCTTTATTGCAAATACGAACAGGATCCGGCAGTACGTAAACGTGCGGTAAAAGCCGTGGAATTATTCTCCCTCTTAATGCAAGAGCGTGCATCCACCGGCCGTATTTATGTGCAAAATGTTGACCACTGTAACACCCACTCGCCGTTTGATCCGCAGGTGGCTCCGGTGCGTCAATCCAACCTTTGTTTAGAAATCGCGTTGCCAACCAAGCCATTGCAACATATCAATGACGAAAACGGCGAAATCGCGCTTTGTACGCTATCTGCCTTTAACTTAGGCAAAATCGAAAACTTAGATGAGTTAGAAGAATTGTCCACCTTAGCGGTGCGTGCCCTCGATGCCTTGTTGGATTATCAAGATTATCCGATTATCGCGGCTAAACGCGCTTCCCTTGCCCGCCGTGCCTTAGGTATCGGGGTCATCAACTACGCCTATTACTTAGCGAAACACGGTGTGCGCTATTCCGATGGCTCTGCCAACGATCTAACCCATCGCACCTTCGAAGCTATTCAATATTATTTATTGAAAGCCTCTATGAACTTGGCAAAAGAACAAGGCGCTTGCGAATACTTCAACGAAACTACCTATGCAAAAGGCATCTTGCCAATCGATACCTATAAAAAAGATATCGATACCCTCACTCAAGAACCATTGCATTATGATTGGGAAAGCTTGCGTAAAGACATTCAAGAATTCGGCCTACGCAATTCCACATTAACCGCTTTAATGCCGTCGGAAACCTCTTCCCAGATTTCCAACGCCACCAACGGTATCGAACCGCCACGCGGCCATGTCAGTGTGAAAGCTTCTAAGGACGGTATTTTGAAACAAGTGGTGCCGGATTATGAAAACTTAGGCGAAAACTACGAATTGTTATGGGACATTCCAAGCAATGATGGTTACTTACACTTAGTCGGTATTATGCAAAAATTCGTGGATCAAGCGATCTCCGCCAATACCAACTACGATCCAAAACGTTTTGAAGATGGTAAAGTGCCAATGAAAGTATTGTTAAAAGATCTTTTAACCGCTTACAAATACGGCCTCAAAACCCTCTACTACCAAAACACCCGTGATGGTGCCGAAGACAGCCAAGAAGATTTAGATGACGGCTGTGCAGGTGGGGCGTGTAAGATTTAA
- the nrdB gene encoding class Ia ribonucleoside-diphosphate reductase subunit beta, whose protein sequence is MAYTTFSQTKNDQLKEPMFFGQNVNVARYDQQKYETFEKLIEKQLSFFWRPEEVDVSQDRIDYAALPEHEKHIFISNLKYQTLLDSIQGRSPNVALLPLVSIPELETWIETWTFSETIHSRSYTHIIRNIVNDPSIVFDDIVTNEEIIKRARDISSYYDDLIRDSQLYGLYGEGTYTVDGKECVVTLRSLKKQLYLCLMSVNALEAIRFYVSFACSFAFAERQLMEGNAKIIKFIARDEALHLTGTQHILNIMAAGQDDPEMAEIAEECKQEAYDLFLAAAEQEKDWADYLFKDGSMIGLNKDILVQYVEYITNIRMQAVGLPLPFQARSNPIPWINAWLVSDNVQVAPQEVEVSSYLVGQIDSKVDTNDFGDFDL, encoded by the coding sequence ATGGCATACACCACTTTCTCACAAACCAAAAACGACCAATTAAAAGAACCAATGTTCTTTGGTCAAAACGTTAACGTTGCGCGTTACGATCAACAAAAATATGAAACCTTTGAAAAACTGATTGAAAAACAACTTTCCTTCTTCTGGCGTCCGGAAGAAGTGGATGTGTCGCAAGACCGTATCGACTATGCGGCGTTGCCTGAGCATGAAAAACATATTTTCATCAGTAACTTAAAATATCAAACCCTGTTGGATTCCATTCAAGGTCGTAGCCCGAATGTGGCGTTGTTACCATTAGTGTCTATTCCGGAATTAGAAACTTGGATTGAGACCTGGACCTTCTCCGAAACCATCCATTCTCGTTCTTATACGCACATTATTCGTAATATCGTGAATGATCCGTCAATTGTGTTTGATGATATCGTGACTAATGAAGAAATCATCAAACGTGCCCGCGATATTTCCTCTTACTACGATGATTTAATTCGCGATAGCCAACTTTATGGCCTGTATGGTGAAGGAACTTACACCGTAGACGGCAAAGAATGCGTGGTTACCTTACGCAGTTTGAAAAAACAACTATATCTTTGCTTAATGAGCGTGAATGCATTGGAAGCAATTCGTTTCTACGTATCCTTCGCTTGCTCCTTTGCCTTTGCGGAACGTCAATTAATGGAAGGTAATGCGAAAATCATTAAATTTATCGCGCGTGACGAAGCCCTCCACTTAACCGGTACGCAACATATTTTAAATATCATGGCGGCAGGGCAAGATGATCCGGAAATGGCGGAAATTGCTGAAGAATGCAAACAAGAAGCCTATGATCTCTTCTTAGCCGCAGCAGAACAAGAAAAAGACTGGGCGGATTATTTGTTTAAAGACGGTTCAATGATTGGTTTAAACAAAGACATTCTGGTGCAATATGTGGAATACATCACCAATATCCGGATGCAAGCGGTGGGCTTACCATTACCGTTCCAAGCGCGTTCTAACCCAATTCCTTGGATTAACGCCTGGTTAGTTTCCGACAACGTACAGGTTGCCCCACAAGAAGTAGAAGTCAGCTCCTACTTGGTTGGCCAAATCGATTCCAAAGTGGATACCAATGACTTCGGCGATTTCGATCTATAA